A DNA window from Argiope bruennichi chromosome X2, qqArgBrue1.1, whole genome shotgun sequence contains the following coding sequences:
- the LOC129959912 gene encoding sterol O-acyltransferase 1-like has product MSSRVEIGKKARDIEPWELRQMLQDPSSDILDDVDAKLQKGHNRIIVELELKHKKPQNDFINKPSLPKYSEALRELRRKEFVLRNSTLTNLWRSPNVRSLYNLILAFFVFLYLHIAIFYYFNVERLTRDLALVSWSFGQFHIVTAVWIGINLSIVFFLHPVFRFWASSRAFAKKKGLYDLMFCILFVLYEAALLIIPPKIIIDCNIPPASSCALVMEQSRLFMKSYAFVRENITRVLKYKLHEDDDEESNSPPCPEVGKLIYFLFAPTLIYRDSYPRTSGIRWGFVAWNLLQSFLIVLGDYIVYICFLANSFNKSGIEPIPITHFVGLLAIAIFAGSPTGEHLVIESEKRLAWWLVLATLVGIQNVGVASSHR; this is encoded by the exons GATCCGAGTAGTGATATTTTGGATGATGTCGACGCCAAGCTCCAGAAAGGCCATAATAGAATAATCGTGGAActtgaattaaaacataaaaaacctcaaaacgattttataaataaGCCATCGTTACCcaa atattctgaAGCTCTGAGGGAATTACgaagaaaagaatttgttttaagaaattcaacTTTAAC AAATCTTTGGAGAAGTCCTAACGTACGCTCTTTATACAACTTAATTCTTGCTTTTTTTGTATTCCTGTACCTGCACATCGCTATCTTCTATTACTTTAATGTCGAACG gtTAACAAGAGATTTAGCATTGGTTTCATGGTCATTTGGTCAGTTTCACATTGTTACTGCCGTATGGATTGGCATCAACTTAtcgattgttttctttttacatccTGTCTTTCGATTCTGGGCTTCTTCTAGAGCATTTGCGAAGAAGAAGg GCCTTTATGATTtgatgttttgcattttattcgttttgtatgAAGCGGCTTTGCTGATAATTCCACCAAAAATAATCATAGACTGCAATATACCACCCGCATCATCTTGCGCGTTAGTAATGGAACAG TCTAGACTTTTTATGAAGAGTTATGCATTTGTTCGAGAAAACATTACCAGAGTTTTAAAGTATAAGCTCCATGAAG atgatgaTGAGGAATCAAACTCACCTCCTTGTCCAGAAGTaggaaaactgatatattttttatttgcaccgACATTAATTTACAGGGATAGCTATCCAag aacatctGGTATTCGCTGGGGTTTCGTTGCCTGGAATCTTTTGCAATCATTTCTTATTGTATTGGGTGACTATATTGTCTACATTTGTTTTTTAGCGAATAGCTTCAACAAGTCGGGCATTGAACCCATACCCATCACTCATTTTGTGGGTTTGTTGGCTATTGCAATCTTCGCAG GAAGTCCCACGGGGGAGCACCTCGTAATTGAAAGTGAGAAGCGtttggcatggtggttggttctcgccacccttgtagGTATACAAAATGTTGGGGTGGCTAgttcccatcgatga